The Helianthus annuus cultivar XRQ/B chromosome 16, HanXRQr2.0-SUNRISE, whole genome shotgun sequence genome includes a window with the following:
- the LOC110919144 gene encoding cilia- and flagella-associated protein 251-like, protein MKLEHEIELLERESEGRQGETGEFENPMSSELILQETGESKKKDEEDEKDNAKKTGDDDKGEEDKENREKEREREWLKEKENREKERRAEEDYKEDYGKEKDDEDAKETGNDHKEEEEENTGDNR, encoded by the coding sequence ATGAAATTAGAACACGAAATCGAATTATTAGAACGAGAATCAGAAGGGAGACAAGGAGAAACAGGGGAGTTCGAGAATCCGATGTCATCGGAATTGATTCTTCAAGAAACAGGGGAATCCAAGAAGAAAGACGAAGAAGATGAAAAAGATAATGCAAAGAAAACAGGGGACGATGATAAAGGAGAAGAAGATAAAGAGAACAGAGAGAAGGAGCGTGAACGGGAATGGTTGAAAGAGAAAGAGAACCGAGAGAAGGAGAGAAGGGCGGAAGAAGATTACAAGGAAGATTACGGGAAAGAAAAGGATGATGAAGATGCAAAGGAAACAGGGAATGATCAtaaagaagaagaggaagagaacACAGGGGATAACCGGTAA